Proteins co-encoded in one Hymenobacter swuensis DY53 genomic window:
- a CDS encoding FtsW/RodA/SpoVE family cell cycle protein codes for MDTITNWLRQNLKGDPILWGIVLLFSFISIAVVYSATGTLAYKKMGGNTEYFLFKHTSLIFVGLFFMWLAHRIDYRYYSRLSLYALLASVPLLIFTYIMGGDINGASRWLTIPVINQTVQPSDLAKLALISHLASMLSRRQQHVDDFKTTLLPVMLWVGVICGLIILSNASTALLLFATCLLLMFIGRVPFKQMAVMVAIGIVVGGVGLTSGQRYKTVLSRIESFTDKSKPVPFQLEHAYIAEATGGIFGKGPGKSTERNIMPHPYSDFIYAIIIEEYGLVGGVVVVFLYLAFLYRGLKTVMNSYGAFGGLLSAGLSFSLVLQAMVNMGVAVGLGPITGLPLPLLSMGGTSLIFTGISIGIILAVSRGEREIRPMVGEPADTARIPRVSQYA; via the coding sequence ATGGACACGATTACCAATTGGCTCCGGCAAAACCTGAAGGGTGACCCCATTCTGTGGGGCATCGTGCTGCTGTTTTCGTTTATCTCCATTGCGGTGGTGTACTCGGCTACGGGTACGCTGGCCTACAAGAAGATGGGCGGTAACACCGAGTACTTTCTGTTCAAACATACCAGCCTGATTTTCGTGGGCCTGTTCTTCATGTGGCTGGCCCACCGGATCGACTACCGCTACTACTCGCGCCTCTCGCTCTACGCGCTGCTGGCCTCGGTGCCGTTGCTAATTTTTACGTACATCATGGGCGGCGACATCAACGGGGCTTCCCGCTGGCTGACCATCCCGGTCATCAACCAGACGGTGCAGCCTTCCGACCTCGCTAAGCTGGCCCTGATTTCGCACCTGGCTTCCATGCTCAGCCGCCGTCAGCAGCACGTCGATGACTTCAAAACCACGCTGCTGCCCGTAATGCTGTGGGTAGGCGTGATTTGCGGCCTGATTATTCTGTCGAATGCTTCCACGGCGCTGTTGCTGTTTGCTACCTGCCTGCTGCTGATGTTTATCGGGCGGGTGCCATTCAAGCAGATGGCCGTGATGGTGGCCATTGGTATTGTGGTGGGCGGTGTAGGGCTTACCTCCGGGCAGCGGTACAAAACGGTACTATCCCGTATTGAAAGCTTCACCGATAAAAGCAAACCCGTGCCCTTCCAGTTGGAACACGCCTACATTGCCGAAGCTACGGGCGGTATTTTCGGTAAGGGCCCCGGCAAAAGCACGGAGCGCAACATCATGCCCCACCCATACTCCGACTTTATCTACGCCATCATCATCGAGGAATACGGCCTAGTGGGCGGCGTGGTCGTGGTATTCCTGTATCTGGCCTTCCTGTATCGGGGGCTGAAAACGGTAATGAACAGCTACGGCGCATTTGGCGGGCTGCTGTCGGCCGGGCTGAGCTTTAGTCTGGTGCTGCAGGCCATGGTGAACATGGGCGTGGCCGTAGGACTGGGCCCGATTACCGGTCTGCCGCTACCGCTACTGAGCATGGGCGGCACTTCCCTCATCTTCACCGGCATCAGCATCGGCATCATCCTGGCGGTAAGCCGCGGCGAGCGGGAAATCCGCCCGATGGTGGGTGAGCCCGCCGATACGGCTCGGATTCCCCGCGTGTCGCAGTACGCGTAG
- the murD gene encoding UDP-N-acetylmuramoyl-L-alanine--D-glutamate ligase encodes MHYVILGAAESGVGAALLAQAKGHTVFVSDKSPIKPAYKQKLTAAGIPFEENQHTMEQVLAADEVVKSPGIPEKAPVIQALREKGTPIISEIELAGRYTQARCICITGTNGKTTTTLLTYHLLKAAGLNVGLAGNVGYSLAEQIIADAHDYYVVELSSFQLDDTYEFQPWISVLLNITPDHLDRYNYSLEAYAQAKLRIMRNQDSTGHFIYNADDENIQRYFKAALRPVQQLPFSLHHRPDYHLGAYYIDEEQVCVDLQPGFYSKTEKISTAASPLIGQHNRQNMLAAVLCARLAGIDKKQIEASLASFHNADHRLQPVGELNGTRFINDSKATNVEAAWFALDGIRQPIVWIAGGTDKGNDYSSLIPLAENRVKALICLGLDNEKLKASFGPVVSHLEETRSMADAVQRAAALAAPGDVVLLSPACASFDLFQNYEDRGRQFAQAVQQLTDNQTNEEANE; translated from the coding sequence ATGCACTACGTCATCCTGGGAGCCGCGGAGAGTGGGGTAGGGGCCGCGCTGTTGGCGCAGGCCAAGGGCCACACCGTGTTTGTGTCCGATAAAAGCCCCATTAAGCCCGCCTACAAGCAGAAGCTGACGGCAGCTGGTATTCCCTTTGAGGAAAACCAGCACACCATGGAGCAGGTGCTGGCGGCCGATGAGGTGGTGAAAAGCCCCGGCATTCCAGAAAAGGCCCCCGTGATTCAGGCGCTCCGCGAGAAGGGCACGCCCATCATTTCGGAGATTGAACTGGCCGGCCGGTACACCCAAGCCCGGTGCATCTGCATTACGGGCACCAACGGCAAAACCACCACCACGCTGCTCACTTATCACCTGCTGAAGGCCGCCGGTCTGAACGTGGGGCTGGCCGGCAACGTGGGCTACTCCCTGGCCGAGCAAATCATTGCCGACGCCCACGACTACTACGTGGTGGAGCTGAGCTCCTTCCAGCTCGACGATACCTACGAGTTCCAGCCCTGGATTTCGGTGCTGCTCAACATCACCCCCGACCACCTCGACCGGTACAACTACTCGCTGGAAGCCTACGCCCAGGCCAAGCTGCGCATAATGCGTAACCAGGACAGCACCGGCCACTTCATCTACAACGCCGACGACGAGAACATCCAGCGCTACTTCAAGGCGGCCCTGCGGCCGGTGCAGCAACTGCCCTTCAGCCTGCACCACCGCCCCGATTACCACTTGGGCGCGTATTACATCGATGAGGAACAGGTGTGCGTAGACCTGCAGCCTGGCTTCTACAGCAAGACCGAGAAAATAAGTACGGCCGCCTCGCCGCTCATCGGGCAGCACAACCGCCAGAATATGCTGGCCGCCGTGCTCTGCGCCCGGCTGGCCGGTATTGATAAGAAGCAAATTGAAGCCAGTCTGGCCTCATTCCACAACGCCGACCACCGCCTGCAGCCCGTGGGCGAGCTGAACGGCACCCGCTTCATCAACGACAGCAAGGCCACCAACGTGGAAGCTGCCTGGTTTGCCCTCGACGGCATTCGGCAGCCCATCGTCTGGATTGCCGGCGGTACCGACAAGGGCAACGACTACTCCTCGCTGATTCCGCTGGCCGAAAACCGGGTAAAGGCCCTGATTTGCCTGGGCCTGGACAATGAGAAGCTGAAAGCCAGCTTCGGGCCGGTGGTATCTCACCTGGAAGAAACCCGTAGCATGGCCGATGCCGTGCAGCGCGCTGCCGCCCTCGCCGCCCCCGGCGACGTGGTGCTCCTCTCACCCGCCTGCGCCTCTTTTGACCTGTTCCAGAACTACGAGGACCGGGGCCGGCAGTTCGCCCAAGCCGTGCAGCAGCTCACTGACAACCAGACCAACGAAGAAGCCAACGAGTAG